The Xanthomonas indica genome has a segment encoding these proteins:
- a CDS encoding DUF456 domain-containing protein, whose protein sequence is MDPAFIYYLCAGLLVLVGLAGVVLPALPGTPLMFAGLLLAAWADGFQRVGWPTLTVLGVLTALSLLVDLLATAFGAQRVGASRKALWGSVLGGIAGMFFMPIGLFVGPFVGALVGEYWHGRELRQATRVGVGTWLGIVLGTAAKLGLALAMLALFAVAWVL, encoded by the coding sequence ATGGACCCTGCGTTCATCTATTACCTGTGTGCCGGGCTGCTGGTGTTGGTCGGGCTGGCGGGGGTCGTGCTGCCGGCCCTGCCGGGGACGCCGCTGATGTTCGCCGGGTTGCTGCTGGCGGCCTGGGCCGACGGCTTCCAGCGCGTGGGCTGGCCGACGCTGACGGTGCTGGGCGTGCTGACCGCGCTGTCGCTGCTGGTCGACCTGCTGGCCACCGCCTTCGGCGCGCAGCGCGTCGGCGCCAGCCGCAAGGCGCTGTGGGGGTCGGTGCTGGGCGGGATCGCCGGCATGTTCTTCATGCCGATCGGGCTGTTCGTCGGCCCCTTCGTCGGCGCCCTGGTCGGGGAATACTGGCACGGCCGCGAACTGCGGCAGGCGACCCGGGTCGGGGTCGGCACCTGGCTGGGGATCGTGCTGGGCACCGCCGCCAAGCTCGGCCTGGCGCTGGCGATGCTTGCGCTGTTCGCGGTGGCCTGGGTGCTCTGA
- a CDS encoding phospholipase A, with protein MSHRQVRPLLLLSIAAVPLAHAQEVLPTPASPEACVAISSDAARLACYDQALSRRTADPQAADAAAQAASERQKQKLDATLPEDAGVAERARQRAAAIFKEDRYDSTIANAGKGSLLDSRWELAKDSKLGTFQLRAYKPVYLLPAFWTSKKNELPSSPNPANTVTTAEPLDSVEAKFQLSFKTKIVENIFGDNGDLWGGYTQSSRWQVYNAEQSRPFRETNYEPELMLVFRNNYSLFGWKGRMTGIQLTHQSNGRSDPLSRSWNRAMLNIGLDRDNWALVLRPWYRIPESRKQDNNPDIEDYMGRGDATLIYNRNGHEVALMARHSLRGGDRSHGAVQLDWGFPISNLLRGHVQVFDGYGESMIDYNHRATYVGVGISLLEWF; from the coding sequence ATGTCCCACCGCCAGGTCCGTCCCCTGTTACTGCTGTCGATCGCGGCCGTGCCGCTTGCGCACGCGCAGGAAGTCCTGCCCACCCCCGCCTCGCCGGAAGCCTGCGTGGCCATCTCCAGCGATGCCGCCCGCCTGGCCTGCTACGACCAGGCACTGTCGCGCCGGACCGCCGACCCGCAGGCCGCCGACGCCGCGGCGCAGGCCGCCAGCGAACGCCAGAAGCAGAAACTGGACGCGACCCTGCCGGAGGACGCCGGCGTCGCCGAACGCGCCCGCCAGCGGGCCGCGGCGATCTTCAAGGAGGATCGCTACGACAGCACCATCGCCAATGCCGGCAAGGGCTCGCTGCTGGACAGCCGCTGGGAACTGGCCAAGGACTCCAAGCTGGGCACCTTCCAGTTGCGCGCCTACAAGCCGGTGTACCTGCTGCCGGCGTTCTGGACCAGCAAGAAGAACGAACTGCCGTCCTCGCCGAACCCGGCCAACACGGTGACCACCGCCGAGCCGCTGGACAGCGTGGAGGCGAAGTTCCAGCTGAGCTTCAAGACCAAGATCGTGGAGAACATCTTCGGCGACAACGGCGACCTGTGGGGCGGCTACACCCAGAGCTCGCGCTGGCAGGTCTACAACGCGGAGCAATCGCGGCCGTTCCGCGAGACCAACTACGAGCCGGAACTGATGCTGGTGTTCCGCAACAACTACAGCCTGTTCGGCTGGAAGGGGCGGATGACCGGCATCCAGCTGACCCACCAGTCCAACGGCCGCAGCGATCCGCTGTCGCGCAGCTGGAACCGGGCGATGCTCAACATCGGCCTGGACCGCGACAACTGGGCGCTGGTGCTGCGCCCCTGGTACCGCATCCCGGAGAGCCGCAAGCAGGACAACAACCCGGACATCGAGGACTACATGGGCCGCGGCGACGCGACCCTGATCTACAACCGCAACGGCCACGAGGTGGCGCTGATGGCGCGGCACTCGCTGCGCGGCGGCGACCGCTCGCACGGCGCGGTGCAACTGGACTGGGGCTTCCCGATCAGCAACCTGCTGCGCGGCCATGTGCAGGTGTTCGACGGCTACGGCGAAAGCATGATCGACTACAACCACCGCGCCACCTACGTCGGCGTCGGCATCTCGCTGCTGGAGTGGTTCTGA
- a CDS encoding glycine zipper 2TM domain-containing protein — translation MKIQLMATAAVATLALAGCATSPGYGGGYGGGYSQPARGGYTQTRCADCGIVTRIDTVSSGRTAPSATGAILGGIVGAVAGHEISDHTGGSKGNQNVSAVAGAAAGALAGNQIQKNVTSDTYDVHVQMDDGRVIVVNQRDLAGVRENTYVRVVNGRVVPR, via the coding sequence ATGAAGATTCAACTGATGGCCACCGCTGCCGTGGCGACCCTGGCGCTGGCAGGCTGCGCCACGTCCCCCGGCTATGGCGGCGGTTACGGCGGCGGCTACAGCCAGCCGGCGCGCGGCGGTTACACCCAGACCCGCTGCGCCGACTGCGGCATCGTCACCCGCATCGACACCGTGTCCTCGGGCCGCACCGCGCCGTCGGCCACCGGCGCGATCCTGGGCGGCATCGTCGGCGCGGTCGCCGGCCACGAGATTTCGGACCACACCGGCGGCAGCAAGGGCAACCAGAACGTGTCGGCGGTAGCCGGCGCGGCGGCCGGCGCGCTGGCCGGCAACCAGATCCAGAAGAACGTCACCAGCGACACCTACGACGTGCACGTGCAGATGGACGACGGTCGGGTGATCGTGGTCAACCAGCGCGACCTGGCCGGCGTGCGCGAGAACACCTACGTGCGCGTGGTCAACGGGCGCGTGGTGCCGCGCTGA
- a CDS encoding cold-shock protein yields MNGTGNRENGIVKWFNDAKGFGFISRENGEDVFVHFRAIQTQGFKSLKEGQKVSFTVVQGQKGLQADAVQPL; encoded by the coding sequence ATGAACGGTACTGGCAATCGCGAAAACGGCATCGTGAAGTGGTTCAACGATGCCAAGGGTTTCGGTTTCATCAGCCGCGAGAACGGCGAAGACGTGTTCGTGCACTTCCGCGCCATCCAGACCCAGGGCTTCAAGAGCCTGAAGGAAGGCCAGAAGGTCAGCTTCACCGTGGTGCAGGGCCAGAAGGGCCTGCAGGCCGACGCGGTGCAGCCGCTCTGA